In one Balaenoptera musculus isolate JJ_BM4_2016_0621 chromosome 20, mBalMus1.pri.v3, whole genome shotgun sequence genomic region, the following are encoded:
- the CLUH gene encoding clustered mitochondria protein homolog isoform X3, with amino-acid sequence MVLNGDCPESLKKEEGAAEPPRENGLDEAEPGEETTGQEVIVIQDTGFSVKILAPGIEPFSLQVSPQEMVQEIHQVLMDREDTCHRTCFSLHLDGNMLDHFSELRSVEGLQEGSVLRVVEEPYTVREARIHVRHVRDLLKSLDPSDAFNGVDCNSLSFLSVFTDGDLGDSGKRKKGLEMDPIDCTPPEYILPGSRERPLCPLQPQNRDWKPLQCLKVLTMSGWNPPPGNRKMHGDLMYLFVITAEDRQVSITASTRGFYLNQSTAYHFNPKPASPRFLSHSLVELLNQISPTFKKNFAALQKKRVQRHPFERIATPFQVYSWTAPQAEHAMDCVRAEDAYTSRLGYEEHIPGQTRDWNEELQTTRELPRKNLPERLLRERAIFKVHSDFTAAATRGAMAVIDGNVMAINPSEDTKMQMFIWNNIFFSLGFDVRDHYKDFGGDVAAYVAPTNDLNGVRTYNAVDVEGLYTLGTVVVDYRGYRVTAQSIIPGILERDQEQSVVYGSIDFGKTVVSHPRYLELLERTSRPLKILRHRVLNDRDEEVELCSSVECKGIIGNDGRHYILDLLRTFPPDLNFLPVPGEVLPEECTRAGFPRAHRHKLCCLRQELVDAFVEHRYLLFMKLAALQLMQQKASKMEIPPSLENGDPPSSESKPKDPPAPEVGSEEEGSSASGLAKVKELAETIASDDGTADPRSREVIRNACKAVGSISSTAFDVRFNPDIFSPGVRFPESCQEEVRNQKQLLKDAAAFLLSCQIPGLVKDFADHAVLPMDGATLAEVMRQRGINMRYLGKVLDLVLRSPARDQLDHIYKIGIGELITRSAKHIFKTYLQGVELSGLSAAISHFLNCFLSSYPNPVAHLPADELVSKKRNRRRRNRPPGAADNTAWAVMTPQELWKNICQEAKNYFDFSLECETVDQAVETYGLQKITLLREISLKTGIQILLKEYSFDSRHKPAFTEEDVLNIFPVVKHVNPKASDAFHFFQSGQAKVQQGFLKEGCELINEALNLFNNVYGAMHVEICACLRLLARLHYIMGDYAEALSNQQKAVLMSERVMGIEHPNTIQEYMHLALYCFASSQLSTALSLLYRARYLTLLVFGEDHPEMALLDNNIGLVLHGVMECDLSLRFLENALAVSTKYHGPKSLKVALSHHLVARVYESKAEFRSALQHEKEGYTIYKTQLGEDHEKTKESSEYLKCLTQQAVALQRTMNEIYRNGSSANIPPLKFTAPSMASVLEQLNVINGILFIPLSQKDLENLKAEVARRHQLQEASGNRDKAEEPMATEPEPAGASEDAASQPAAAKDPPSLSLQG; translated from the exons ATGGTGTTGAATGGGGACTGCCCGGAGAGCCTGAAAAAGGAAGAGGGGGCTGCCGAACCGCCCCGGGAAAACGGGCTGGATGAGGCTGAGCCGGGGGAGGAGACCACTGGACAGGAAGTCATTGTCATTCAGGACACGGGCTTTTCTGTGAAGATCCTGGCTCCTGGGATCGAGCCCTTCTCCCTCCAG GTGTCCCCCCAGGAGATGGTACAGGAGATCCACCAGGTGCTCATGGACCGTGAAGACACATGTCACCGCACCTGCTTCTCACTGCACCTGGACGGCAACATGCTGGACCACTTCTCAGAGCTGCGCAGTGTGGAGGGGCTACAGGAGGGCTCGGTGCTACGCGTGGTGGAAG AGCCATACACGGTGCGAGAGGCCCGCATCCACGTGCGCCACGTTCGAGACCTGCTCAAGAGCCTGGACCCATCCGATGCCTTCAACGGGGTTGACTGCAACTCCTTGTCCTTCCTGAGTGTCTTTACTGATGGCGACCTGGGAG ACAGCGGGAAGCGGAAGAAGGGCTTGGAGATGGACCCCATCGACTGTACACCGCCTGAGTACATCCTTCCAGGGAGCCGGGAGCGGCCGTTGTGTCCTCTGCAGCCCCAGAACCGTGATTGGAAG CCCCTGCAGTGCCTGAAAGTGCTCACCATGAGCGGCTGGAACCCACCCCCTGGGAATCGCAAGATGCACGGGGACCTCATGTACCTGTTTGTGATCACAGCCGAGGACCGACAAGTCAGCATCACGGCATCCACTCGGGGATTTTACCTGAACCA GTCCACAGCGTACCACTTCAACCCCAAGCCTGCCAGCCCCCGCTTCCTCAGCCATTCCCTGGTGGAGCTGCTCAACCAGATCAGCCCAACCTTCAAAAAAAACTTTGCCGCCCTGCAGAAGAAAAG GGTCCAGCGCCACCCGTTCGAGAGGATCGCCACCCCATTCCAGGTGTACAGCTGGACAGCGCCCCAGGCGGAGCACGCCATGGACTGCGTGCGCGCGGAGGACGCCTACACCTCCCGGCTGGGCTACGAGGAGCATATTCCAGGACAG ACCCGGGACTGGAATGAGGAGCTGCAGACAACGCGGGAGCTGCCTCGGAAGAACCTGCCTGAGCGGCTGCTGCGAGAAAGAGCCATATTCAAG GTACACAGCGACTTCACGGCGGCAGCCACACGGGGCGCCATGGCAGTCATCGATGGCAACGTGATGGCCATCAACCCCAGCGAGGATACCAAGATGCAGATGTTCATCTGGAACAACATCTTCTTCAGCTTGGGCTTTGATGTCCGCGACCACTACAAGGACTTCGGTGGGGACGTGGCGGCCTACGTGGCGCCCACCAACGACCTGAACGGCGTGCGCACATACAATGCCGTGGATGTGGAGGGGCTGTACACGCTGGGCACGGTGGTGGTGGATTACCGCGGCTACCGTGTCACGGCCCAGTCCATCATCCCCGGCATCCTGGAGCGGGACCAGGAGCAGAGCGTCGTCTACGGCTCCATTGACTTTGGCAAGACGGTGGTGTCGCACCCACGTTACCTGGAGCTGCTGGAACGCACGAGCCGGCCCCTCAAGATCCTGAGGCACCGGGTGCTCAACGACCGGGATGAAGAGGTGGAGCTCTGCTCCTCCGTGGAGTGCAAGGGCATCATCGGCAACGACGGTCGCCACTACATCCTTGACCTGCTGCGCACCTTCCCCCCCGACCTCAACTTCCTGCCTGTGCCTGGCGAGGTGCTGCCCGAGGAGTGCACCCGCGCCGGTTTCCCCCGCGCCCACCGCCACAAGCTCTGCTGCCTGCGCCAGGAGCTGGTGGACGCCTTCGTGGAGCACAG GTACCTCCTCTTCATGAAGTTGGCAGCCCTACAGCTGATGCAGCAGAAGGCCAGCAAGATGGAGATCCCCCCGTCACTGGAAAACGGCGACCCCCCATCCTCGGAGTCCAAGCCTAAAGACCCTCCAGCACCCGAGGTGGGAAGCGAGGAGGAGGGCAGCAGTGCTAGTGGCCTGGCCAAGGTGAAGGAGCTGGCAGAGACCATCGCCTCGGACGACGGGACAG CAGACCCTCGCAGCCGGGAGGTGATCCGCAACGCATGCAAGGCTGTGGGCTCCATCAGCAGCACGGCCTTCGACGTCCGCTTCAACCCCGACATCTTCTCGCCAG gggtTCGCTTCCCGGAGTCTTGCCAGGAGGAAGTTCGGAACCAGAAGCAGCTGCTAAAAGATGCCGCTGCCTTCCTGCTCTCCTGCCAGATCCCCGGCTtg GTGAAGGACTTCGCAGACCACGCGGTGCTGCCCATGGACGGGGCCACGCTGGCCGAGGTGATGCGTCAGCGCGGCATCAACATGCGCTACTTGGGCAAGGTGCTGGACCTGGTACTCCGGAGCCCGGCCCGGGACCAGCTGGACCACATCTAT AAGATCGGCATCGGAGAGCTCATCACCCGCTCTGCCAAGCACATCTTCAAGACATACTTACAG GGGGTCGAGCTCTCGGGGCTCTCGGCTGCCATCAGCCACTTCCTGAACTGCTTCCTGAGCTCCTACCCCAACCCCGTGGCCCACCTGCCCGCCGACGAGCTCGTCTCCAAGAAGAggaacaggaggaggagaaacCGGCCGCCAGGGGCAGCGGATAACACAGCCTGGGCTGTCATGACCCCCCAGGAGCTTTGGAAGAACATCTGCCAGGAGGCCAAGAACTACTTTGACTTCAGCCTCGAGTG TGAGACCGTGGACCAGGCCGTGGAGACCTACGGGCTGCAGAAGATCACGCTGCTGCGGGAGATCTCCCTGAAAACCGGAATTCAG ATCCTGCTGAAGGAGTACAGCTTCGACAGCCGCCACAAGCCCGCGTTCACGGAGGAGGACGTGCTCAACATCTTCCCCGTGGTCAAACACGTCAACCCGAAGGCTTCAGACGCCTTTCACTTCTTCCAGAGCGGGCAGGCCAAAGTACAGCAGG gcttcctgaaggagggcTGCGAGCTCATCAACGAGGCCCTGAACCTGTTTAACAACGTGTACGGAGCCATGCACGTGGAGATCTGTGCCTGCCTGCGCCTCCTCGCCCGCCTCCACTACATCATGGGCGACTACGCCGAG GCCCTCAGCAACCAACAGAAGGCTGTGCTGATGAGCGAGCGCGTGATGGGCATCGAGCACCCCAACACCATCCAGGAATAC ATGCACCTGGCCCTGTACTGCTTCGCCAGCAGCCAGCTGTCCACGGCCCTGAGCCTGCTGTACCGCGCCCGCTACCTCACACTGCTCGTGTTCGGGGAGGACCACCCTGAGATGGCCCTGCTGGAC AACAACATCGGGCTGGTGCTGCACGGAGTGATGGAGTGTGACCtatcgctgcgcttcctggagaATGCGCTGGCCGTCAGCACCAAGTACCACGGGCCCAAGTCCCTCAAGGTGGCCCTCAG CCACCACCTGGTCGCCCGGGTCTATGAGAGCAAAGCCGAGTTCAGGTCAGCCCTGCAGCACGAGAAAGAAGGCTACACCATCTACAAGACGCAG CTGGGCGAGGACCACGAGAAGACCAAGGAGAGCTCCGAGTACCTCAAGTGCCTGACCCAGCAGGCCGTGGCCCTGCAGCGCACTATGAACGAGATCTACCGCAACGGCTCCAGCGCCAACATCCCGCCCCTCAAG tTCACAGCCCCCAGCATGGCCAGCGTCTTGGAACAGCTGAACGTCATCAACGGCATCCTCTTCATTCCTCTCAG CCAAAAAGACTTGGAGAATCTGAAAGCCGAGGTGGCGCGGCGGCACCAGCTCCAGGAGGCCAGTGGGAACAGGGATAAGGCAGAGGAGCCCATGGCTACTGAGCCAGAGCCAGCAGGGGCCTCAGAGGATGCGGCCTCCCAGCCCGCAGCTGCCAAGGACCCTCCTTCCCTGAGCTTGCAGGGGTAG